Below is a genomic region from Rana temporaria chromosome 3, aRanTem1.1, whole genome shotgun sequence.
acttTTTTTCGTGAATAATTTTGGATAGTGCAGGGAATGGTTAAAAcctgtgtccattttttttttctctcagaccGTTGTCACTGGTACAAGTGTCCTCAAACAAAGATTTTCCCTCTGTTCTTGTTCTGACAACCTAAACATTTTGGAATTTCTCCTACTTTTATCCCCAGTGACAATGATTAGCATGACAAATAGAGAAAGTGAATCTGCCTATCAGGTACACAGCAATACAATCCTAACAGAGTTTCTAGCCCttcaccactctatccaaaatttaaaaacatgttttgggtttagatatattttaaaggataagttcaccttttggaacacGTTACATCTGTATTTAGGGTGGAACGTGTAACATGTTCAAACAGCTGCAGCCTCTTCCCCTCTTGACAGCAGGCAGGCATCTTCCCTGGGCGTTCGCTGTCACTATTTGAAAACAACATTGCcaagcgaagctccacccaccCAGCCACGTCATTCACTCACAGTCCTTTTTGAATGCGAAACCACAATTTCTGACAGCCTTTGCGGCTATCGGCTTGTAGTTTCAATTAACTACCAGGGCACTGTTGAACGCTCCGGTAGTTCATTTATTTTCCTGTCAGTGTGTATCTGTCTGCCCATACGAGGTACGAGCAGACATAcactgagaagccttcaggaGTCCTACATGGCACACACAATCTACTAATTGCAGGGATAATGCTTTCCAGACTTTTTTAcctgcatttatttaattttttttaaaaggtgaacttctTTTTTAATGTTTATGTGTAAGATAACGATTTATACAAATACAAAATCAGTTTAAATacttgcaaactaaaaaaaataaaactgaccaaATCACTGTTTATCTGACTAAAAACGAAGTTTCCGTTTAAAGTAAAAGCAAACTCAAGTCAGTTTAGGATGGTTATGAATTTTTATTGTACATACTATAATATAGTTTAATAGGGATTGTCACGGGTGTGATTGATAAGAACAGTAAGAGCCAGCCAGGTCTCCTCAGCAGTGGGGATGATCTGGTTAGCTGGAAGAGCAAATCCATAGCGACCAGTGTCACGAAGCTCAAACGTATAGGAGTGCTTAATACCCTGGTTGTAGGTCCAATCAATGGTTCCACCACTGGCTTGGTctgcaaagaaaaatgaaaaaaaaaaactattgctgATGGTTCTGGAAATTCTAAAGATTTTGAATTTAAAAGCAATTTTAAAATGATCTTACAGTATATGCCAGATAGAGCAGAGAGAAAATATACAGTCAAACAGCATGATCAGTATTAGATTTCACAAGATATCAAAAAAGGATTCTCTGCCACTTTAACTGGCACTGAGGCAATGCAAAGTATTTTAAGGAAATACTTACAGATGGTGGTGATGATGCTTCCATATTCGTATGAGGTGCCATAGAGGGAGGCCAAAGCGTTAATTGCATTTCTAGACACTGCATGCTgtacagaaaaaaggaaaaacatttttagaaattGATTCCAGACATTTTAGTACTAGAAGCAACTTTTGAAGGCAAAATATGTTGACTGTCATTGAAGTAGATAGATAGTAGATAGTAGAtagtagtagtagatagtagATAGTAGTAGATagaagtagatagatagatagtaaatAGAAATATTGATAAGTAAAGTAAAGCTCATTGAGCATACCAGTTCAGCTTGGTTACTGGCAGGAACCGTAGTATATCCATAAGGGTAGAGAAGCATCTGAGAATAGCTGTGGATTGAAACAAATCCCTTGATATTGCCATGGCTCTTCACAAAGTTCACAATAGCCTTAACTTCTGACTCAGATTCGGCAGCACGTCCTCTGTAGGTCTCAGAGCAAGGGTTGCTGCTGGATCCACCACCTGGTGAACAATTCAACAATTCATCAATTTTAATATTTCTGCTTTTCTATTCGTTtgtgtttttaaattattatattcTTCATTGACTGTTTAAAGTCCCAGTCCAGCcaatatttttgttttggatagagtggaaaggATTAGAACCTCTTTCTAGATTTTACTGATGTACGGAGTTCCCCTTACTACATTTCCTGGTAATAGGGGAAGAGGAGATGAAGAAAATATCTGCAACACAAATACAACCTTTGTCATATTTGTACTCAGTGAGGAGCTATGCCCTTGTGTCTTGTTGTAGGTCAGGATGTAATGGAACTTCCTCACTCTTTTTAAaattgaaaacaatttttttagtggGATGTAGGCATCCtccttttaaaatgtacattACATGTAATATGTAATTCCTTAAACTGATTGTGGATGCTCTGGTGAAAGCAAAATGAACAGCAATGAAAAATGCCATGGCtaaatttatattctttttttttgtttacaaacgattttattgtagaaaaggtcaaggtacaaaaaaaataacaatgatgGTACAGGAATGTATACAAGTATCATTGATAATTAACATTGTATAGGAAGAAAGGGTTATGGTTAGTAATAGTTAATCTTAAACCAGAAGTGTGGTGTCCCAGAGAGACCATTTTTTTGATACTGGGGCATAGAATCATATAGCGTATGGTGAATTCTCTCTGAGAGTTTGATGTTTGTCATACggttgagaatctgtggccaggGTACCAAAGTGGAGCGCCAATTAAAGGCTATGGCCCAATATATGGAGGTGAGAAATGTGTGGATAAGCCTTGTGCTTGATGTTGGAATATCCTGAATAGGGCAGAATAAGAGGCAGATTAGGGGTGTAAGAGGGATCCTACGGCCGGCAATCTTGTCAATCACAATGCTGGCCGTGTGCCAAGTGTCCTTTAAATGGGGACAGTCCCAAAATATATGCAATAGCGTACCATGGTTGGGACATCCCCTAAAGCACAGTGGAGACAGTGAAGGATAAAATGAATTAAGTTTAGCCGGTGTAAGATACCATCTATAGAGCAATTTAATAGCTGATTCTCTGATAGATGTTGTTTTGGTACATCTATGGAGGTTAATGAAAATGGTATCCCATTGCTCCAGAGTAAATGAAGTGTTTAAATCCGATTCCCATTGTAACATTTATATTCTAAAGGATGTTTAGCTATTCATCTTTTGACACATCAAACCCTTCCCCTACCGCTACTAGCTTTAGCCTCTTGTTTAAAGTGTTCTATTcaaaatgaatttattcataGATATTGACAAGGGAAACCAGTAAATGTTACCTCCAAAGCCAGCATCCCAGTTTCTGTTGGGGTCAGTTCCTGCACAGGTAGAGCCAGTGTTAGGGGATCTGGTCTTACGCCACATACGGTTCtataacaagaaagatggattaTTTAGTAGGCAAATGCTAAAGTTCTTGCTGATGATATAAAGTACATACATCATTTATTGTAAAATGATGAAGAACACAAAAGAGAACACATCATAGTTACCGTGGTGTGGGAGTAAACATAGCCATCAGGGTTGGTGACAATTTCCAAGTAGATATCCAGTTTGTTCAGGGTGGCAGTGAGAGAGGCATCTTTGCCATAATCTGAGACAATCTGCATAGGAAGACACATAAAGAGATCAACATATATTCTTTTTATGCATTActtttatttgacttttttttattatgggtaCAGTCACCATGTTTTTAAAGGAATGCTCTACTTTTTTCCACTTCCTGATAAAAGCATCAGTTTGTTTCAATTTCTTCTATTGTCattttatcaatacattttacTTTCGAAAAAgaccttgtttatttttttattttttttattctgcttgGTTAAAATGAACCTGTCATGAAAGAATACCTCAGATGCCATTCCTGTCATCGTTTCTGAAACCACTGGTTGATTGGCTATTATTCTGATCATCAAGCTTTACTACTAACCTGAGACAATTAAGAAGCCTAATAAGTCATAACTTGGAAACTGCATAGTAATTCCAGGTCACGTACTCAATAACAAAGATGAAGGATTGGACGGCTAGCCAGGCTATTAACATTTTCAGATGAGGACATGATCACAAAACTCTCATATCAGTACTTCACAGTACTTCAGGCTCCCTAACCATAACCTAAACCAGTAACATAGTTTGTGTTGGCAGACTAGTTTAGCGTCATACTCAAAATGTGTGCCCTAATCATACACCACTCTAACCCAGAATAAGAAATATAGAAGTAATGGGTATTTACCTTTTTAGCAGTCCATACTCCACTGGCCTGTGTTACCCACTCGCGGGAATGAATTCCAGTATCAATCCAGAAAGCAGGACGGTTGGCTCCAGTACTAAACTAAAAAAGAAAGCAACACATTTTTTGACAAAAACAATATTTGACAGCACATGCCATTTGGCAAACAATCAGTACCAGAAAGTACTACAATATGATCTATTTTATGATCATGTGAATAAGGTCTGTTGAATGCTGAAAACTTCATTACATGAATCTGACattcctattatatatatatatatatatatatatatatatatatatatatatatatatatatatatatatatatatatatataaataaagatctGTCATCcctatctgtatatatatatatatatatatatatatatatatatatatatatacatatatatatatacagtagaatTTTGACAACCCTATTCTGGTAAATATACTTTGTGTACAGATTCTTACAGAGTTAGTCGCCCAAAAACTCAGATCCCAGTTTTTGGTTGATGGAGAGGTAAACCATTGTACAAAGTCTAGTATCTTGGGAACTTTGGGAGGGAAATCTTCATGGCTAGTTCTCAGTCCTGCATGGCAGCtacagccataggtgtgcgcagcctattgcattagggtgtgcaccccaaagcacaaaccgtgtttactatgcttcagtttgtaaatgaacacaaagagtgagtgtgttcatttagaaaagaaaggggctggtaaattacatattgacTCGCCCTTTCCCCCACTCTCCTACCTGAAACATCTCCCATAGCagatgagaggagagaagagaaaagaagccAGCAGCAATGCAGAGGGGGGGCAACACGGGGGATGTCCGGGCAGTAGGGGGAGTCAGCAccgcacagagtgattagggtgtacccaggcacacctggcacaccccctgtgcacacctatggctaCAGCTAATATCGGAAACTCTCATTCTGTCTTCTGCATTtcctatttattttataatatatcaAATGTGAATAAAAGCAGCCAGTCAAGCAAGAATAAAGCCAGAAAATATGGCAGATACGTAATACTACTGGGGTCTCCAATAACTATAAGAAAGCTAAGGTTGCCTTATCTTACCAGGTTCTTTCTGTCACTGAAGTAAAACTTGAAGAtgaaaaaacttttaaaatttgcattttagcttaccttttttctcttttttacacTGCATGCTACAATCATTGACCCTACTACACAAGAACGTATGTCTTCAATAGAaacaacatagggccagattcagaaagaatcgcggcggcgtaacgtatcgtctttacgttacaccaccgcaagttttcagcgcaagtgcctgattcaccaagcacttgcgtgtaaatttacggcggtgtaacgtaaagccgtccggcgcaagcccgcctaattcaaatggggcgtgtaccatttaaattaggcgagctcccgcgccgaacgttctgcgcatgctccgttagtaaatttcccaacgtgctttgcgcgaaattgcggcgccccgacgtgtttgtgaatgacgacgaaatttaaaatttgacgctggaacgacggccatactttaacatggctggtgtaaagttaagccttgaaaaagcaggcttaactttgcgacgggaaaaaatgatttgtgacgacgtaacgcacgcgagtagcttcgtggatcgccgtaaaagctaatttgcctacccgacgctggaaaacaatgcgaactccacccagtggcggccgaagtattgcagcctaagatccgaaggcgtacgaagccgtaagcctgtcggatcttagccaaatgccgtcgtatcttgtttgtgaatcacaaattaagatacgacgcggcaaatttgaaaatacgccggagtatcagtagatactccggcgtatttcttctatgaatctggcccataattttcaATTTACTACAACATAAATTCATTTTCAAAAACCATTATATCACTTACCTTGAGGACATTGAGTGGGCGACCTTCATAGCTCTTGCCGATCTCAATCTTGCTCACTAAGCCAGGGTTTTCAGCCACCAGTGCGTCAATAAAGTTGTTAATCTGAAGGAACACATAATAGATGTGTACCATTTTCAAAAACACAGTCATATGATAGATCAGAGTAAGAAACTATGATGTATGAAAACAGTTGTCCATGTATGGTTGGGTACAACGCAGGGAGAAAGATCACCAAGTTGTCAGGTTGTAAGATTTTGATAATAGATGATCATTTATTGGTTACAATGACTGTCCATTCAGCTATGACAAGCTAAATGTTTCTTTACAAAGTTAAACACAATCTCATACCTCATCGAAGGTATGGTAGGCGGCATAGTTAAAGGCGTCAGTGGAACGGGTATTTTCCATAGAACGACCAAACTTCATTTCTCTCTGTTCTTCATCCAGCAAAGCCTGTCATAATATAAAAATAGAGGATCATGTATTCAAacttgtaaaaaattatttatattttatattacagtAATATATTCCAAgaagtgtaaaagaaaattctACTCAGCCTTTTCCTGCAGCAACATATTACCACAAATGTATTTAATGATGGCTGATAAACAAAAAGTAAATGAacacaattaaaatatattttttattttttacagagatACATGAAAAGTACTAGATGATAACACCACCATTATGTAAAATTGTTAACACTACAAGATAAATAATCAGTTATCAAAATAAACACATATCAATAAGTAAATatattgggtaaaaaaaaaaaagcaactccACCATTAAACCCCATGTATATGCATCATTCTCATTGGCATTTGCACTTTAAATTCTCATGCATTTTTTCAGATGAAgatttgaaaaaaacagcacacttcTTTATTATACCAACCTGACTTGATTTTTTCTTCTAGGTCTATGTATACAAATGTTGCTGTTTGAATgtgagaaacagccccaaaattTGTGTAACATAATTATTATTACGTTGCATCTCCTATGATTTTAAGCACCATCTAGGGAAAATGCATTTTTCACTGGTTaaggtagtaaaaaaataaaacattttagtgcTTATGATCATAAGAGGTGATTGAATTACACAAAATATGGAAATGTTTGTTGGGGATCTGCTAGTGTTCCTAGATTTCAGAAGGAACAggccttaaagcgaagttccaccctaaaaacaaactttttttttgaacagcttgcctttaatgtaaaaaaaaatctaaaaaaacattttttactcacttctatatgGCTTTAACTAGGCAGATTTTGTAATAAGCCTAGTTCCTAGTCCAAGGTGGTAGAACTTCCTGTCCtcagaccccattgcctcctgggaaatgatgacactcatttcccaggagtctctgggcattactgtgcctaaaaaccccagcatgcacctctcttgGAAAATCCAGGAAGAAGCATGAActgggcttcataatgcccacagctaTGATGGAAACAGACACAAGATCCCTGAGATGATATCAGGTAAGTTTTTGCAACTGTTTATGTACTGATCGtgctttattaatatgttttaatgaatattcataataatgtaattgagactgcaaaaaaaaaaaaaattatgcctggAACTCCGCTAAAATTCATactgcttttttttataaaggcgTGTGTGCGTGGAGCAGGTCTCAGCCCTTCAGTTTCTGGGAATATACATTTCTGAAAACTTGTTATGGGCAATGAATGTCAAagccatcattaaaaaatcacaaCATTAAACATTTTTAAGACTTCTTAGGAAGAGTGGCTTGGAAAAGAAGCTGCTAGAGACTTTCTATCGTTCTGCCATTGAGAGTATATTAACATATTGTATGAACTGTATGTGGGCAGACACAAATGGTCTAAAGAGAATGGTTCAAACAGCACAGAAATTTGTAGGGGGTGAACTTGTCTCTACTTTATGAAATCTACAAGACTCGCTGCTTTGGAAGGACAGAAAATAAATAGTGAGAGACCAGACCCATCCTGACTGTCATTTCTTTGAATAATTGACATCTAGGAGGTGTTTTAGGATGATGAAAACAGGGAAATTAATGCAGGTATGCAATGAAATAGGTCATATATTCTTATGTTatcattttgttgttttttattttcaaatacagggacatttttaatatttttggtataattcAAATATTAATAGTAAATATGCAGTTTTATGATTGCAGTGTATGAATAATAGAAGTAGAAATGTAATTTCATTGTGAATTTGTTTCTCATTTAACAATAAATCCTATCTTATCACATTCGTACAGCAAATATTTTATACACTGACTTGATAAAGCGGACCTAGCAGGAAAATCCAAGGCTGCTTACAATGTCTGGGCCTGTTCACAAATCACCTACTATTAGTAGGTAAAAAATCTACAGGTAAAGAACAAAGCTAGGGTATATACGTCCCTTACTCCtgtcttttttaaataacaaacatatcatacttacctccactgtgtagtgtgttttgcacggagtggccccgatcattctcttctggggtcccacagcgtctcttgcggctcctccccgcaatagataaccccctaggggaagctctctcccgagcgggttaccttgcgggtgcactcccatgtcatacactcggcgcccATAGCCGCagggtgtatgactcggccctgcccccggtggccacgtcattggatttaattAAAAGCAGCGGGGGCCGCTTtggctgagctgctatcaatctatccaatgaagagccgagaagccgtggtGAGAGAGACGCAGGATCGCTCCCAAGGAAATtctgggcttaggtaagtaaaaagactgacgggaaacatgacgggaaaaaatagagcaggttctaattttccAGTTGCCTGGCTTGGCTATCTCTACTTTTGTTTCTGCCGGATTCATTGACCTTGAACAAGCATGCAGTAACTGAACTTAAAACTGATTTTTGAAACTGTTCTTGGCAAGTAACTCAGAAATATCTCAAGCCATATTAGCCggttaaatagcatttttggaaGAAGTCTAGTGTTGGTCTTGTGGAAATAGCATGCAATTAAATATTTTCTCAGTAATGacttaaaaatgacaaaaatattcttagaaatAGATGTCAAAACAAAGTaaagtaatttgtggtatgcCCCTGCCTACTAGCAGTTCAACAGGCATTTTTAATTAAGACATTATTCTATTGGCTTTTATCAACATTTTCACTTCATCTTATTAGATCATGCGgaaatgttgttatttttttatttccaaattaTATCAAGACAGAGCCTCTCTTAATGATTGTGTTATCAGTCACCTGCAAGTCCTGGATCATGATACTGTATTGAATGTTGTTGGACTCCAGGTAGACCTTGACATCCTGGAGGCTGTAGAATGGCACACGGATGTCAATGTGTCTTTTGGCATGTGAGGGTGATGTCCAGAAGTCAAGCTGCAAGACATACAGTAAAGATTTTGTTAgcagcattatttaaaaaaaatatgcacccaAAGTTCCCAGTCCCACAATTATTTATGTGATTATCAAATCAAACTATATATAAAACCCTGTTGGGCCTTGAAAATACACAATTTGaaagaaaaagtaaaagttaCAAACAGACACACCCCCACAAGGTACCAGCATTTAACACAATATATACTGGTAGTAGGCATTTGTAGTTCTTTGAAAAGGGAAGATAAATAATATTTAGCTTGttttaaaaatttaataaaacaacCTTACTAATACTTCTATTTTCTTTTCAAAGACCTACTATAttggtatgtacagtatgtacagtatgtgtgtgtgtgtgtatatatatatatatatatatatatatatatatatatatatatatatatatatatatatatatctatattgtaTATGCACACATGTCAATTTGGAAGGATGAAAAAAGTTATGTAATTACCCCCAGGTCCTCAAAGTTTTCCAGCTCCCGGACCACGCTTACTTCATCCTCACTGATAGGAAGAATTCTCAGGACTTGTTGTCTGCAAGTAGATAAAATAATAATGCAAATTACACATTAACACTGTTAAGACAGGTAAACTGAAGACTTTGTGATGACAATGCTGATGGAGCAAATCTCAAGATTAAAAATGGATTgattttatgtactgtatatactcgagtataagccgacccgaatataagccgaggcacctaatattACCAcacaaaaatgggaaaacgtattgactcgagtataagccaagggtgtccatctgcatgcctcactgtgccttactttgcctcactgtgtccatgtgtccatgtgcatgcctcactgtgtccatgcctcaatgtgtccatgcctcattgtgcccatgcctcactgtgtccatgactagactcacgtttaacattggagtccatggaaggggtgcccggctttgaaaaatcggtgttacccagctgtaggtccccaagacaacaaactttgcacacttgtagaggagaaattaggctacatgtgtgccaaggtccAATCAGGAAGGGGTCCCCaactcaccagagaaattaccgagtctatggaaggggtgcccggcttctgAAATACGGTGCTGCCCGACCGTAGGTCACCCAGACAACAaacattgcacacttgtagaggaagagtggggctacatgtgtgccaagtttggggtccaggagacctaccgGTACCAGGTCTCCAAAGTCTGGAAGATCAGGCACAAAATCAGGCACAAaatggtgactcgagtataaaccgaggggggcattttcagcacaaatctttttttcggaaaaacttggcttatactcgagtatatacggtaatactgcagatttgtttttttaacctcaaGTTATTTTAAATTCCAATATAGCTGTTTATGCAGGAAAAATTAAATGCACATTAATAAAGCTAGTGATAGCCTGGAAACAAACATTTCCAGTAAGATAGTTCAGAAATGGCAACCTACTACACAGTTCTGAACAAGAAGGTAAATATACAATTGAAATCAATTTATAAGAACATTTTTACTGCAAATATATTTGTGATTCTGTTCCACTATCCTTCTGATTAACTTGAAATAGGTCAAATGCAGATCATATAGATAGGGCAGGCCAATGCACCAGTCAATTAATTCTGATTGATCTCAAAAGCTTCtttaaattatatttaaagtgcACTGCATTTGCCCAACAACACAAGCCCAAAGCCTGTCAACACTATGCTAGAGGTTTGAATACATGAACTTTTATATTTTAGCAATTTTCTACATACCCACTGAAATCCACGGCACCGTAGACGGCAGCCACCAAGGCAAGGAATACCAGTGCACCCTTCATCTTGGAATGCTTCAAATGTTTACCATCCAGGCCGTTATATTTATACTCTTGTCTGTTCGGATATTGCACTGTGCTGCCAAATTTACTGGCATTGGCTGAAGAGCACCTGATTTTATTCCCACACATACCTGATTAATATGATGGGAACATAGCAGCTGTTAGCCAGGTTACTATATGTAAGTTCTCTTTTATCAAGAGGCCCTCttcactattgttttttttcttttgcagcaCGGTGGAGCACTTACAGTAGCATGTTTAAATAAACTATCTTGTATTCCATCATAAGTTGAATGTGTAAGACAGATATTGAATTAATTATGATTGATGAATTCCTGACAAAGATTTGTGAGCTATATATTAAAGCCGTTGTATACCCATTCTTATCACTTTTCTCTAAATTAATAATAGCAGGCTATGTTATTTATTGTGACTTGTTATTCTGCTCTTACCAGCTTCCTTTCCGAGTAATCTTTGTTTTTCCTTTAAATTACGTCACCCGCGCATGCGCCCTTAGCCCTAATTTTCCGGCAAGCTTATCTTGATGGAAAAATGCTGGGTCTATGCCGGGGCTGCCTCATTTGCTACTGTTATCGTCAGCCCCGAGCACATGTGAGACTTCTTCCTACTCCTTCCTCATTGAGGCTTGGATAAGGCGAAtagtgcacatgcgcgggattacGGTCAGAGAACCATACTGAGGGTGAAAATAAGGTACTGCACAAATGTGGAAGACCTCAGTTGTGATGGTGGTGGCTAGGAACAAGCAGGATCATTTTACAATCTCTTTATTTGGAAAAATATGAACAATTTTGAAGCATACTATTAGCAGGTTTTTAATTGCAAACAAGTAGTTTGTTTGATATAATGATTA
It encodes:
- the LOC120931675 gene encoding carboxypeptidase A1-like isoform X2 gives rise to the protein MKGALVFLALVAAVYGAVDFSGQQVLRILPISEDEVSVVRELENFEDLGALLDEEQREMKFGRSMENTRSTDAFNYAAYHTFDEINNFIDALVAENPGLVSKIEIGKSYEGRPLNVLKFSTGANRPAFWIDTGIHSREWVTQASGVWTAKKIVSDYGKDASLTATLNKLDIYLEIVTNPDGYVYSHTTNRMWRKTRSPNTGSTCAGTDPNRNWDAGFGGGGSSSNPCSETYRGRAAESESEVKAIVNFVKSHGNIKGFVSIHSYSQMLLYPYGYTTVPASNQAELHAVSRNAINALASLYGTSYEYGSIITTIYQASGGTIDWTYNQGIKHSYTFELRDTGRYGFALPANQIIPTAEETWLALTVLINHTRDNPY
- the LOC120931675 gene encoding carboxypeptidase A1-like isoform X1, which encodes MKGALVFLALVAAVYGAVDFSGQQVLRILPISEDEVSVVRELENFEDLGLDFWTSPSHAKRHIDIRVPFYSLQDVKVYLESNNIQYSIMIQDLQALLDEEQREMKFGRSMENTRSTDAFNYAAYHTFDEINNFIDALVAENPGLVSKIEIGKSYEGRPLNVLKFSTGANRPAFWIDTGIHSREWVTQASGVWTAKKIVSDYGKDASLTATLNKLDIYLEIVTNPDGYVYSHTTNRMWRKTRSPNTGSTCAGTDPNRNWDAGFGGGGSSSNPCSETYRGRAAESESEVKAIVNFVKSHGNIKGFVSIHSYSQMLLYPYGYTTVPASNQAELHAVSRNAINALASLYGTSYEYGSIITTIYQASGGTIDWTYNQGIKHSYTFELRDTGRYGFALPANQIIPTAEETWLALTVLINHTRDNPY